In Sphaeramia orbicularis chromosome 14, fSphaOr1.1, whole genome shotgun sequence, the following are encoded in one genomic region:
- the LOC115433155 gene encoding aquaporin-10-like: MERLLRRFRIRSQLARECVAEFLGLYIAVVFGSGAAAQVITSEGTHGSYLTIQLGSALGAIFGMLVAQGVSGAHLNPVYSMSLCVLGRHPWTKLPLYSLSQLIGAFLGAGTVYLQYYDAIQAFTGGQLLVAGPNATAGIFSSYPAEHLSFWGGLVDQVVAAALFLLCCMALEDKRNGPLPDGLQPIVVGVLILTMGVSMGSNCGFPLNPARDLGPRLFTFIAGWGPEVFK; this comes from the exons ATGGAGAGGCTTCTGAGGAGATTCCGCATCAGAAGTCAGCTGGCCCGTGAATGTGTAGCAGAGTTTCTTGGCTTGTACATCGCAGTT GTATTCGGATCTGGCGCTGCGGCACAAGTCATCACCTCCGAGGGGACCCATGGCAGCTACCTGACCATCCAGCTTGGGTCTGCCCTGGGCGCAATATTTGGGATGCTCGTCGCCCAAGGAGTTTCAG gtGCTCATCTGAATCCTGTGTATTCGATGAGCCTGTGCGTCTTGGGCCGCCACCCTTGGACAAAGCTCCCATTGTACTCCCTCTCTCAGCTGATTGGAGCGTTCCTCGGTGCAGGAACAGTTTATCTGCAGTACTACG ATGCCATCCAGGCATTCACTGGAGGTCAGCTGTTAGTGGCAGGCCCCAATGCCACTGCAGGTATCTTCTCCTCATACCCAGCAGAGCACCTGAGCTTTTGGGGAGGCCTCGTAGATCAG GTGGTTGCTGCAGCTCTTTTCCTGCTATGCTGCATGGCTCTTGAGGATAAACGAAATGGACCCCTCCCTGATGGACTCCAGCCTATCGTGGTGGGAGTGCTGATTCTAACCATGGGAGTCTCCATGGGGTCCAACTGTGGATTCCCCCTGAACCCAGCCAGGGATCTGGGGCCCCGGCTGTTCACGTTCATCGCTGGCTGGGGGCCAGAAGTGTTCAAGTAA